In Chitinophagaceae bacterium, a single window of DNA contains:
- a CDS encoding 5-(carboxyamino)imidazole ribonucleotide synthase yields VNNSFNDEDTVYDFGKDCDIVTVEIEHVSVNGLKRLEAEGVCVAPSSAVIELIQDKGLQKNFFKANNIPTSDFLLINEKADLKNNLDFLPAFQKLRREGYDGRGVQKIRKQEDIEKAFEKPSVLEKQVDIAVEFSVLSARSTTGEVIIYEPVEMHFHEGHNILDKLIAPSELSKEVIKKSREIAVQVVELLDYHGIMAIEMFLDKSGEIYVNELAPRPHNSGHQTIEGAYTSQYDQHFRAISGLPLGNPDFIWHTVMINLLGEEGHSGEVVYEGLAEVLKIQGVFVHLYGKKLTRPWRKMGHITVMSENREDAVKKAEMARDMIKVTSK; encoded by the coding sequence TTGTAAACAACTCTTTTAATGATGAGGATACAGTCTATGATTTCGGGAAAGATTGCGATATAGTTACCGTTGAGATTGAACACGTTTCCGTAAATGGTTTGAAAAGATTAGAAGCTGAGGGCGTTTGTGTTGCTCCATCATCGGCAGTAATTGAATTAATACAGGATAAAGGGCTGCAAAAGAATTTTTTTAAAGCGAATAATATTCCTACTTCTGATTTTTTATTAATAAACGAAAAAGCAGATCTAAAGAATAATTTAGATTTCTTACCGGCTTTTCAGAAATTAAGAAGAGAAGGGTATGATGGCAGGGGAGTGCAGAAAATACGTAAGCAGGAAGATATAGAAAAAGCATTTGAGAAGCCCAGTGTTTTAGAAAAACAAGTTGATATTGCGGTTGAATTTTCTGTTTTATCTGCCAGAAGCACTACCGGCGAAGTGATTATCTATGAACCTGTTGAAATGCATTTTCATGAAGGGCATAACATACTTGATAAGTTAATTGCTCCTTCTGAATTGAGCAAAGAGGTAATAAAAAAATCCCGTGAAATAGCTGTTCAGGTAGTCGAATTACTGGATTATCATGGAATAATGGCTATTGAAATGTTTTTAGATAAATCCGGGGAGATATATGTAAATGAATTGGCACCAAGACCGCACAATAGTGGTCATCAAACAATTGAAGGGGCTTATACTTCTCAGTACGACCAGCATTTTCGGGCAATAAGCGGACTGCCTTTGGGGAATCCGGATTTCATTTGGCATACTGTGATGATTAATTTACTTGGAGAGGAAGGCCATAGCGGAGAGGTTGTTTATGAAGGGCTGGCAGAGGTATTAAAAATACAGGGAGTATTTGTACATTTATATGGAAAAAAGTTGACGCGCCCTTGGAGGAAAATGGGACATATAACCGTTATGTCAGAAAATAGGGAAGATGCCGTAAAGAAAGCCGAAATGGCAAGGGATATGATTAAAGTAACATCTAAATAA
- the purE gene encoding 5-(carboxyamino)imidazole ribonucleotide mutase, with amino-acid sequence MTKAKVGIIMGSQSDLPVMEKAAEILKTLNVAFEVDIVSAHRTPDKMFSYAKEAEGRGLKVIIAGAGGAAHLPGMVASVTSLPVIGVPVKSSNSLDGWDSVLSILQMPAGVPVATVALNNATNAGILAAQIIATSDEKVSQNVKDYKKSLSDKVHATAAELKKKF; translated from the coding sequence ATGACAAAGGCAAAAGTGGGAATTATTATGGGAAGTCAGTCTGATTTGCCGGTAATGGAAAAAGCTGCTGAGATATTAAAAACATTAAATGTTGCTTTTGAAGTAGATATTGTTTCTGCACATCGCACTCCTGATAAGATGTTTAGCTATGCAAAAGAAGCTGAAGGGCGCGGTTTAAAGGTTATAATTGCCGGAGCCGGTGGAGCCGCTCATTTGCCGGGTATGGTGGCATCGGTGACGTCTTTGCCTGTGATAGGAGTTCCGGTTAAATCCTCGAATTCTCTGGACGGTTGGGATTCTGTATTGTCAATTTTGCAAATGCCGGCAGGTGTTCCGGTTGCAACGGTTGCTTTGAATAATGCGACGAATGCCGGTATTTTAGCCGCTCAGATTATTGCTACTTCAGATGAAAAAGTAAGTCAAAATGTAAAAGACTATAAAAAAAGCCTTAGTGACAAAGTCCATGCTACAGCAGCAGAACTAAAAAAGAAATTTTAA
- a CDS encoding phosphoribosylaminoimidazolesuccinocarboxamide synthase: protein MNEILKLSGQSAFYRGKVRDVYFIEKDLLVIEASDRISAFDVILPETIPYKGQVLNQMAAFFLEKTSDIIPNWLIDCPLPNISIGHQCIPLKIEVVVRAYLTGHAWRMYKAGHRSLCGVSLPEDMKENEAFPQPIITPTTKANEGHDEDISEADLLKNNLASPEDWEYIRAKALELFERGTQMAAQRGLILVDTKYEFGKKGNTIYLIDEIHTPDSSRYFYRDEYEKRLRDNQPQNQLSKEFVRQWLIQNNFQGKEGQSIPEMTIEFVNMVSERYIELYEKMTDKKFEKQSKLSAAETSKIVSEKIKEIQNQLV from the coding sequence ATGAATGAGATTTTAAAACTCAGCGGTCAAAGTGCTTTTTATCGCGGAAAAGTCAGAGATGTATATTTTATAGAAAAAGATTTGCTCGTTATTGAAGCCTCAGACAGAATTTCTGCTTTTGATGTGATTCTCCCGGAAACTATTCCCTACAAAGGGCAGGTATTAAATCAAATGGCTGCCTTTTTTTTAGAAAAAACCTCCGATATAATCCCGAATTGGCTAATCGATTGTCCTTTGCCAAATATCAGTATCGGACATCAATGCATTCCTCTGAAAATTGAAGTTGTGGTGAGAGCCTATCTGACCGGTCATGCGTGGAGAATGTATAAGGCCGGGCACAGAAGTCTTTGTGGGGTCAGCTTGCCGGAAGATATGAAAGAAAATGAAGCTTTTCCACAGCCAATAATCACTCCAACCACAAAAGCTAATGAAGGTCATGACGAGGATATTAGTGAAGCCGATCTTTTAAAAAACAACTTAGCAAGCCCTGAAGATTGGGAATATATCAGAGCCAAAGCTTTAGAGCTCTTTGAAAGAGGCACTCAAATGGCTGCCCAAAGAGGACTGATACTGGTAGATACTAAGTATGAATTTGGTAAAAAAGGAAATACTATATATCTCATAGATGAAATCCATACCCCGGATTCCTCCAGATATTTTTACCGGGACGAATATGAAAAGAGATTAAGGGACAATCAGCCTCAAAACCAACTCTCAAAAGAATTTGTCCGGCAATGGCTGATACAAAATAACTTTCAGGGAAAAGAAGGGCAATCCATTCCGGAAATGACAATAGAGTTTGTCAATATGGTTTCTGAAAGGTATATAGAATTGTATGAAAAAATGACGGATAAAAAATTTGAGAAGCAAAGTAAATTAAGCGCTGCCGAAACTTCCAAGATAGTTTCCGAAAAGATAAAAGAAATACAAAATCAATTGGTGTAG
- a CDS encoding PhoH family protein — protein MALNEIILSIENIEPIELFGVQNAKLSLMRKAFPRLKIVPRGDNIKIAGSNEDMEKFKNKLNLLIEYYNKHGQINDRAMETILMDVPPETLDLPELAEDILVFGNRGLIIKAKTENQQKMVNESEKNDILFAIGPAGTGKTYTAVALAVRALKSKQVKKIVLTRPAVEAGENLGFLPGDLKEKVDPYLIPLYDALDDMLPVEKLNYYLTNRIIEIAPLAFMRGRTLDHSFIILDEAQNATDAQLKMFLTRLGPNAKSIITGDLTQIDLPRKRQSGLFNTINILNEIEGIAQITLAEKDIIRHKLVKKIISAFDKDEKRKEEEREKAKKASKYNQ, from the coding sequence ATAGCATTGAATGAAATAATACTATCGATTGAAAATATTGAACCCATAGAATTATTTGGTGTTCAAAACGCAAAATTATCTTTAATGAGAAAAGCTTTTCCACGTTTAAAGATAGTCCCCCGCGGAGATAATATCAAGATTGCCGGCAGCAATGAAGATATGGAAAAGTTTAAAAATAAATTGAATTTACTGATCGAATATTATAATAAACACGGACAAATTAATGACAGAGCAATGGAGACAATCCTTATGGATGTTCCACCAGAAACTTTAGATTTACCTGAATTAGCTGAAGATATTTTAGTTTTTGGAAACCGGGGTTTAATAATAAAAGCCAAAACGGAGAACCAGCAAAAAATGGTTAATGAGTCAGAAAAAAACGACATCCTTTTTGCCATAGGTCCTGCCGGAACCGGAAAAACATATACGGCCGTCGCCCTGGCTGTAAGAGCATTGAAAAGTAAGCAGGTGAAAAAAATTGTGTTAACCCGACCGGCAGTTGAGGCCGGCGAAAATTTAGGTTTCCTGCCCGGAGATTTGAAAGAAAAGGTCGACCCCTACCTCATTCCGCTTTATGATGCGCTGGATGATATGCTGCCTGTAGAAAAATTAAATTACTATTTAACTAACAGAATCATAGAAATTGCTCCGCTTGCTTTTATGCGTGGCCGTACTTTAGACCATTCATTTATCATATTGGATGAAGCTCAAAATGCTACAGATGCCCAGTTGAAAATGTTTTTGACTCGCCTCGGACCCAACGCAAAAAGTATCATTACCGGTGATTTAACTCAAATAGATTTACCCAGAAAAAGACAATCAGGACTTTTTAATACTATAAATATTCTGAATGAAATTGAAGGGATAGCTCAAATTACGCTTGCTGAAAAAGACATTATCAGACACAAATTGGTGAAAAAAATCATTTCAGCATTTGATAAAGATGAGAAACGAAAAGAAGAAGAAAGAGAAAAAGCAAAAAAGGCTTCTAAATATAATCAATAA
- a CDS encoding antibiotic biosynthesis monooxygenase, which translates to MIVRIVHMFFEEDKTAEFLSIFEEVAPQIRNFEGCTHLELWENKDVPGGFTTYSHWEGEEFLEKYRYSKLFEKTWGDTKKLFKQSPKAYSFEKTKFTLS; encoded by the coding sequence ATGATAGTACGAATTGTTCACATGTTTTTTGAAGAAGATAAAACTGCTGAGTTTTTATCAATTTTTGAAGAGGTTGCTCCTCAAATCAGGAATTTTGAGGGTTGTACGCATCTTGAATTATGGGAAAACAAGGATGTCCCCGGAGGATTTACTACCTACAGCCACTGGGAAGGAGAAGAGTTTTTGGAAAAGTATCGTTATAGTAAATTGTTTGAAAAAACGTGGGGAGATACTAAAAAACTGTTTAAACAATCTCCGAAAGCTTATTCTTTTGAAAAAACAAAGTTTACCTTATCTTGA
- a CDS encoding RNA methyltransferase: MLTNNLIKFVKSLQLKKFRDKNNLFIAEGIKTVESLFNSSTLTFEYIFITPGDFIEKLQIEKQKPLKIIEISENEMKKISGQTTITPVLAVIQKKDPPKLNYENNGLYLALDGIQDPGNLGTILRIADWFGVKALICSNDTVDVYNPKVVQSSMGSLGNVNFVYTELNNFLKIHFESQSVLAADVNGISVFDYRFPEKSLIILGNEGKGIRDYILSENYKKISIPAFGKAESLNVAVAGSILSSLWRKQYPSSR; encoded by the coding sequence ATGCTGACGAATAATCTTATAAAATTTGTTAAATCCTTACAGTTAAAAAAATTCAGGGATAAAAATAACCTTTTTATTGCGGAAGGTATTAAAACCGTTGAATCATTATTTAATTCTTCTACTTTAACGTTTGAATATATTTTTATTACTCCCGGTGATTTTATTGAAAAATTACAAATTGAAAAGCAAAAACCCCTGAAAATTATAGAAATATCTGAAAATGAGATGAAAAAGATTTCAGGGCAGACAACTATAACCCCTGTTTTGGCTGTTATTCAAAAAAAAGACCCTCCAAAATTAAACTATGAAAACAACGGCCTTTATCTGGCCTTAGACGGCATACAGGATCCGGGAAATCTCGGTACTATTTTACGCATAGCCGACTGGTTTGGTGTAAAAGCACTAATTTGCTCCAATGATACTGTTGATGTCTACAACCCAAAAGTAGTACAATCATCCATGGGCTCTTTAGGCAATGTAAATTTTGTATACACTGAATTAAATAATTTTTTGAAAATCCATTTTGAAAGCCAAAGTGTTTTAGCTGCCGATGTAAATGGCATTTCAGTTTTTGATTATCGGTTTCCGGAAAAATCATTGATTATACTGGGCAATGAAGGAAAAGGAATCAGAGATTACATCCTTTCAGAAAATTACAAAAAAATCAGCATCCCGGCATTTGGCAAAGCTGAATCCCTGAATGTTGCTGTTGCAGGCAGTATCTTAAGCTCATTATGGAGAAAACAATACCCTTCTTCAAGATAA